From the Marinitoga litoralis genome, the window ATTAAATTATTTTTTGGTTTTTCTATCCTTTTTATTGCTTCAATCATTATTGCACAACCGATTCTATCGTCTAAGGCTTTAGATACTACCTTTTCTCCCAAATCATTAAAATGGGAATAATATGTTCCAAAAGTACCAATAGGAGCTATTTTTTCAGCTTCTTCTTTTGAATCTACTCCAAGATCAACATATAATATATCAAAATTAATATTATTCATATTTTTTGAATATTCTTCCATTGTTTCGCCTTCAAAACCAACTACTCCGACATATCCATTAAATTGAACCTTTGTTCCAATTAATACTCTAGGGTTTACTCCACCTACTGGTTCAACTCTTAAAAATCCATTTTCTGTTATATGTGTTACAACTAAACCTATTTCATCCATGTGTGCATCAAATAATATTGTTTTATCATTTTCTCCTTTTTTAAAAGCAATTAAATTACCTAATCTATCAATTTTATATTCATCTACATAATCTTTAATTTCATCTATAATAACATCCCTTATTGCATGTTCTCTTCCACTTGGTGAATTTACCTCTGTCAATTTTTTAATTAATTCTTTCATTATTTTAAAATCCTCCCTTCAAGCACTAATAATTCTAATATTTTATATCCATTAATATAATCATTTAAATCTATTATTGAATTTGGCGAATGTATATATCTTGATGGAACAGCTAAAATACCTGATGGAATTCCATCTAATGTAATAGCTAATCTTCTTGCATCTGTTCCACCTGCAGTTCTCATTTTAAATTGCAGTTTTATATTATTTTCTTTTGCTATATTTACAATTTTATCAAATATATCCTTTGATAAAACTACTCCAGAATGCATAAAAAATGTTGCTGGGCCATTGCCTAAATGCGTTGCCCATTTATCTTCATCCAATAGTGGATAATCACCTGCTGTTGTACCTTCTAAAACAATTGCAACATCAGGATTTATTTGATGTGCAGCCACACCACTACCTCTTAAACCTACTTCTTCTTGTACAACAAAAGCAAAATAAGTATCAAATTCAGGTCTTTCACTATTATTTATTTTATCTATTAAATTCATCATCCATGAACAACCTGCTCTATCATCAAAAGCCTTTGATACTGCCCTATTACCATTTGCATAGTATTTAGTATCAAAAGTTACCATATCTCCCAATTTTACTTTTTTACTTAACTCTTCTTTACTAAGTCCTGTATAAACTTTAAAACTATTATAATCAGGTTTACTTTTTCTTTCTGATGGACTTAGTAAATGTATAGGTTTTATTTGAACTATTCCTAATATTTCATTATTTACTCTTAATCTTTGAGCAAATACTACTCTAGAATCTACTCCACCAACTGGAGAAATATGAAATGTTCCATCATCATTTATCTTTGTTACCATAAACCCAACTTCATCCATATGGGCAAGTACCATTATTTTCTTTGATGAATCTTTACCTTTTATCTTTGTTATTAAATTCCCCATTACATCAACATGATATTCATCAACCTTATCTTTTATTTTTTCAAGTATATACTCTCTGACCTTTTCTTCTCTACCTGAGATACCAGGTATTTCTGTTAATTCTGGCAAATATTTTAATAATTCATTATTTGCTAATTCATTATTTATTAATTCACTCATTTGTTTCACCTTCTTTTGTATAATCAGCAATAAATTGTGCAATTAATCTTGCTGATAGATCAATATCGATTGGATCTGCAACTTCTACAGACGAATGCATATTTAAAATTGGAATTGAAATACCTATTGTTTTAATACCCTCTCTTACGATTTGAACTATATCTGCTTCTGTTCCACTTCGTATAGGTAAAGGTTCTATTTGATATTTGATATTATATTTTTTAGATATATCCATAATTTTTTCAGTAACTTCATTATTCATAGTTGGCCCTATAGCTATAGCAGGACCTTTCCCCATTTCAATTTTCTCAAAATGTGATGGTGTATCACTTCCAAAAGTAACATCCACTACAATTCCTATTTCTGGATTAATTTCAAAACTTGTCCTTTTTGCTCCTTTTAAACCAATTTCTTCTCCTTGATTAAATAAAAAATAAACTGTTTTATCATCAATTTTATATTTTTCTAAATATTCTAGTGTTTTTAATAATACAGCACATCCTGCTCTATCATCTAATGCTTTCCCTGTAACTTTACCATTTAACTCTTCGGATTTTACTTCTACTACGCCAATATCTCCAACTTCTATACCATCAGTTCCCCCTGATATTGAAAAATCTATGTATAAATTATCAAAGTCAGGAGCAGCATTTCTATGTTCTTCTTTTTGTAAATGCGGCGCTAGCATACCTACAACGCCTATTTTATCCTTTACCTTAACTCTTTTTGAAATTAATGTTCTAGGATCTACTCCTCCAATTGTATGAACCATAGCAAATTCATTATCTACTATTTTAGATATAACTATACCTATTTCATCCATATGAGCAAACAAAGCTATTTTTGTTTTTCCATTACCATATTTTATTCCTAAGGATCCTTTTCCAACATCTTGAATT encodes:
- a CDS encoding M42 family metallopeptidase is translated as MKELIKKLTEVNSPSGREHAIRDVIIDEIKDYVDEYKIDRLGNLIAFKKGENDKTILFDAHMDEIGLVVTHITENGFLRVEPVGGVNPRVLIGTKVQFNGYVGVVGFEGETMEEYSKNMNNINFDILYVDLGVDSKEEAEKIAPIGTFGTYYSHFNDLGEKVVSKALDDRIGCAIMIEAIKRIEKPKNNLIFAFTVQEEVGLIGATVAGYNYDIDMAIALDVTASADTPKAFKRMSMKLNEGPCIKIKDGYTVSDKFVVDTLKNVAKENNIKYQMEVLLFGGTNAGGYQTTKSGIPSGTISIPTRYIHTPHEMVSINDVEESVRFVLALSNW
- a CDS encoding M20/M25/M40 family metallo-hydrolase, which gives rise to MESKDILKKLSDAVGVSMYENEVKDRIVEIANEISKDIEIQDVGKGSLGIKYGNGKTKIALFAHMDEIGIVISKIVDNEFAMVHTIGGVDPRTLISKRVKVKDKIGVVGMLAPHLQKEEHRNAAPDFDNLYIDFSISGGTDGIEVGDIGVVEVKSEELNGKVTGKALDDRAGCAVLLKTLEYLEKYKIDDKTVYFLFNQGEEIGLKGAKRTSFEINPEIGIVVDVTFGSDTPSHFEKIEMGKGPAIAIGPTMNNEVTEKIMDISKKYNIKYQIEPLPIRSGTEADIVQIVREGIKTIGISIPILNMHSSVEVADPIDIDLSARLIAQFIADYTKEGETNE
- a CDS encoding M42 family metallopeptidase: MSELINNELANNELLKYLPELTEIPGISGREEKVREYILEKIKDKVDEYHVDVMGNLITKIKGKDSSKKIMVLAHMDEVGFMVTKINDDGTFHISPVGGVDSRVVFAQRLRVNNEILGIVQIKPIHLLSPSERKSKPDYNSFKVYTGLSKEELSKKVKLGDMVTFDTKYYANGNRAVSKAFDDRAGCSWMMNLIDKINNSERPEFDTYFAFVVQEEVGLRGSGVAAHQINPDVAIVLEGTTAGDYPLLDEDKWATHLGNGPATFFMHSGVVLSKDIFDKIVNIAKENNIKLQFKMRTAGGTDARRLAITLDGIPSGILAVPSRYIHSPNSIIDLNDYINGYKILELLVLEGRILK